From Halomicrobium salinisoli, the proteins below share one genomic window:
- a CDS encoding valine--tRNA ligase, translating to MSQQQDERLPASYDPSEVEPKWQDQWVEDDTYAYPDEAVDPDTVFSIDTPPPTVSGDLHMGHLYQFTLQDFVARFRRMYEDAVFFPFGYDDNGIASERLTERELGIRHQDFERREFQEKCREVCQQYEDAFTDDVQSLAISIDWDNTYKTIAPNVQRASQLSFIDLYEKGREYRQRAPTIWCPDCETAISQVEQEDLDKHTKFNDIEFPLVEAGDDDSDREGFTISTTRPELLPACVAVFVHPDDEDNQDLVGGTAEVPLFGQEVPVIEDERVDMETGSGVVMSCTFGDQTDIEWYQAHDLPLRIAIDESGTMTDLAGDYEGMTTEEAREAIIEDLDDAGSLVESRDHDHTVQVHERCETEVEYLVTEQWYVELLDKKDEYLEAGREMDWFPEKMYTRYQHWIEGLEWDWCISRQRDSGIPFPVWYCGDCGETILADKADLPVEPIADDPPVDSCPECGGTDFEPEEDVFDTWATSSLTPLVNAGWDWDEENEAFEMERPELYQFDLRPQGHDIISFWLFHTVVKCYEHTGEVPFDSVMVNGMVLDENREAMSKSKGNVVRPEEVLEEFPVDAARFWAAGTSIGDDFPYKEGDLEAGERLLQKLWNASRLVDQLAPAEVEEPEEFAEVDRWLLAELDDLIESTTERFLDYEFSKARDELRSFFWNTFCDDYLEVAKQRLDDEDAASTEYALTTAHRTFLKLFAPFLPHVTEELWQLRYDGGSIHTGDWPEARGFEADLAAGETAMDVISALRGYKSDNGLALNAELDEVDVYGTIDGFEAAIAQVMHVGDLTAHDETLEITTEVVDVDLDYSLVGPEYGSQVGDIEGAIAAGDYEIDGDTLRAAGVELDDEMFAVVEERTFEGEGEMIETEDAVVVVR from the coding sequence ATGAGCCAGCAACAGGACGAGCGACTCCCGGCATCGTACGACCCCAGCGAGGTCGAACCGAAGTGGCAGGACCAGTGGGTCGAGGACGACACCTACGCCTACCCCGACGAGGCGGTCGACCCCGACACCGTCTTCAGCATCGACACGCCGCCGCCGACGGTCTCGGGCGACCTCCACATGGGCCACCTCTACCAGTTCACGCTGCAGGACTTCGTGGCCCGCTTCCGGCGGATGTACGAGGACGCCGTCTTCTTCCCCTTCGGCTACGACGACAACGGCATCGCCAGCGAGCGCCTGACCGAGCGCGAACTGGGCATCCGCCACCAGGACTTCGAGCGCCGCGAGTTCCAGGAGAAGTGCCGCGAGGTCTGCCAGCAGTACGAGGACGCCTTCACCGACGACGTCCAGTCGCTGGCCATCTCGATCGACTGGGACAACACGTACAAGACAATCGCGCCGAACGTCCAGCGGGCCTCACAGCTGTCCTTCATCGACCTCTACGAGAAGGGCCGGGAGTACCGCCAGCGCGCGCCGACCATCTGGTGTCCGGACTGCGAGACGGCCATCTCGCAGGTCGAGCAGGAGGACCTCGACAAGCACACCAAGTTCAACGACATCGAGTTCCCGCTGGTCGAGGCCGGTGACGACGACAGCGATCGCGAGGGCTTCACCATCTCGACGACCCGGCCGGAGCTACTGCCCGCCTGCGTCGCCGTCTTCGTCCACCCCGACGACGAGGACAACCAGGACCTCGTCGGCGGCACCGCGGAGGTCCCGCTGTTCGGCCAGGAGGTCCCGGTCATCGAGGACGAGCGCGTCGACATGGAGACCGGCAGCGGCGTCGTCATGTCCTGTACCTTCGGCGACCAGACCGACATCGAGTGGTACCAGGCCCACGACCTGCCGCTGCGGATCGCCATCGACGAGTCGGGCACGATGACCGACCTCGCCGGCGACTACGAGGGCATGACGACCGAGGAGGCCCGCGAGGCCATCATCGAGGACCTCGACGACGCGGGCTCCCTCGTCGAGAGCCGCGACCACGACCACACCGTCCAGGTCCACGAGCGCTGCGAGACGGAGGTCGAGTACCTCGTCACCGAGCAGTGGTACGTCGAGCTGCTGGACAAAAAGGACGAGTACCTCGAGGCGGGCCGGGAGATGGACTGGTTCCCGGAGAAGATGTACACCCGCTACCAGCACTGGATCGAGGGCCTGGAGTGGGACTGGTGCATCTCGCGCCAGCGTGACTCCGGCATCCCGTTCCCGGTCTGGTACTGCGGCGACTGCGGCGAGACCATTCTCGCCGACAAGGCGGACCTGCCGGTCGAGCCCATCGCGGACGACCCGCCGGTCGACAGCTGTCCGGAATGTGGCGGCACGGACTTCGAGCCCGAGGAGGACGTCTTCGACACGTGGGCGACATCGTCGCTGACGCCCCTCGTGAACGCCGGTTGGGACTGGGACGAGGAGAACGAGGCGTTCGAGATGGAGCGGCCGGAGCTCTACCAGTTCGACCTGCGGCCGCAGGGCCACGACATCATCTCGTTCTGGCTGTTCCACACCGTCGTCAAGTGCTACGAACACACCGGCGAGGTGCCCTTCGACAGCGTCATGGTCAACGGCATGGTCTTAGACGAGAACCGCGAGGCCATGTCCAAGTCCAAGGGCAACGTCGTCCGCCCCGAGGAAGTGCTGGAGGAGTTCCCCGTCGACGCCGCCCGCTTCTGGGCCGCCGGCACCTCCATCGGCGACGACTTCCCCTACAAGGAGGGCGACCTGGAGGCCGGCGAGCGCCTGCTCCAGAAGCTCTGGAACGCCTCCCGGCTCGTGGACCAGCTCGCGCCCGCCGAGGTCGAGGAGCCCGAGGAGTTCGCCGAGGTCGACCGCTGGCTGCTGGCGGAGCTGGACGACCTGATCGAGAGCACCACCGAGCGGTTCCTCGACTACGAGTTCTCGAAGGCCCGCGACGAGCTGCGGTCGTTCTTCTGGAACACGTTCTGCGACGACTACCTCGAGGTCGCCAAGCAGCGACTGGACGACGAGGACGCCGCCTCCACGGAGTACGCGCTGACCACCGCCCACCGAACCTTCCTGAAGCTGTTCGCGCCGTTCCTCCCGCACGTCACGGAGGAGCTGTGGCAGCTCCGGTACGACGGCGGCTCGATCCACACCGGCGACTGGCCCGAGGCGCGCGGCTTCGAGGCCGACCTCGCCGCCGGCGAGACGGCGATGGACGTCATCTCCGCGCTGCGCGGCTACAAGTCCGACAACGGGCTGGCGCTGAACGCGGAGCTCGACGAGGTCGACGTCTACGGTACCATCGACGGCTTCGAGGCGGCCATCGCGCAGGTCATGCACGTCGGCGACCTGACCGCCCACGACGAGACGCTGGAGATCACCACCGAGGTCGTCGACGTCGACCTCGACTACTCGCTGGTCGGTCCCGAGTACGGCAGCCAGGTCGGCGACATCGAGGGCGCGATCGCCGCGGGCGACTACGAGATCGACGGCGACACCCTCCGCGCGGCCGGCGTCGAACTCGACGACGAGATGTTTGCGGTCGTCGAGGAGCGCACCTTCGAGGGCGAGGGCGAGATGATCGAGACCGAGGACGCGGTCGTCGTCGTCCGGTGA
- a CDS encoding thiol-disulfide oxidoreductase DCC family protein, whose product MTTAPGDESDAGGPDTESAAPDAADRDPAAVVDDVDRPVLLFDGVCNLCNALVRFVVRFDAEGRFLFAPLQSDVGREFLRRHGRPTEDFDTMVLVEDGECYEKSTAALRTFRYLDGPWPLLYPMSYLPVGLRDRVYDLVAENRYRIFGKKEECPVPEPEIRERFANRTLE is encoded by the coding sequence ATGACGACCGCCCCGGGGGACGAGTCCGACGCCGGAGGTCCGGACACGGAGTCCGCGGCCCCCGACGCCGCGGACCGCGACCCCGCGGCGGTCGTCGACGACGTCGACCGACCGGTGCTCCTGTTCGACGGCGTCTGCAACCTCTGTAACGCCCTCGTCCGCTTCGTCGTCCGGTTCGACGCCGAGGGCCGGTTCCTGTTCGCGCCGCTGCAATCGGACGTCGGACGAGAGTTCCTCCGTCGCCACGGTCGTCCCACCGAGGACTTCGACACGATGGTGCTCGTCGAGGACGGCGAGTGCTACGAGAAGTCCACGGCGGCGCTGCGGACCTTCCGCTACCTCGACGGTCCCTGGCCACTTCTGTATCCGATGAGCTACCTGCCCGTGGGGCTCCGGGACCGCGTCTACGACCTCGTCGCCGAGAACCGCTATCGGATCTTCGGGAAGAAGGAAGAATGTCCCGTGCCGGAGCCCGAAATCCGTGAGCGGTTCGCCAACCGGACGCTGGAGTGA
- a CDS encoding DUF2270 domain-containing protein, with protein MSDETPDDPELAEEAEIGSEFAAEGSEMSSILGDAYRGELDRETTWRSRLDQTTTWGVTVVAAILTWAFSSGDNPHYIILIGMVSVSLFLFIEARRYRDYDVYRSRVRLFQQNLLADALDPSEGLEHEDWRSKLSQDYRTPTLKVSIWEAVANRLRRIYLPLLAVLLVAWLFRITAFAPNEDPLVTAAIAGIPGTFVAVLVALYYGAAIAIVLWPRSREAKGEFEEGDPGEWKESS; from the coding sequence ATGTCCGACGAAACGCCAGACGACCCCGAATTAGCCGAGGAAGCCGAGATCGGCAGCGAATTTGCCGCCGAGGGCTCGGAAATGAGTTCGATCCTGGGAGACGCGTATCGCGGAGAGCTGGACCGGGAGACGACGTGGCGGTCGCGTCTCGACCAGACGACGACGTGGGGAGTAACGGTCGTCGCTGCGATTCTCACGTGGGCGTTTTCCAGCGGCGACAATCCCCATTATATCATCCTCATCGGAATGGTATCCGTCTCGCTGTTCCTCTTTATCGAGGCGCGACGGTACCGCGACTACGACGTCTATCGGTCGCGAGTCCGGCTGTTCCAGCAGAACCTGCTCGCCGACGCGCTCGATCCGTCAGAGGGTCTCGAACACGAGGATTGGCGAAGCAAACTCAGCCAGGACTATCGGACCCCGACGCTGAAAGTGTCGATATGGGAGGCCGTGGCGAACCGCCTCCGGCGGATATACCTCCCACTGCTGGCCGTCTTGCTCGTCGCGTGGCTGTTCCGGATCACGGCGTTCGCGCCGAACGAGGACCCACTGGTGACTGCGGCCATCGCCGGGATCCCCGGGACCTTCGTTGCAGTTCTCGTCGCGCTCTACTACGGAGCCGCCATCGCGATCGTACTCTGGCCTCGGAGCCGGGAAGCGAAAGGCGAGTTCGAGGAGGGCGATCCGGGTGAGTGGAAAGAATCCAGTTGA
- the pdxS gene encoding pyridoxal 5'-phosphate synthase lyase subunit PdxS: MTDESLEDLKRGTELVKRGFAKMQKGGVIMDVVNREQARIAEDVGAVAVMSLEAVPADIRKRGGVARMADPGDVEEIIDEVSIPVMGKSRIGHTKEAQILEATGVDMIDESEVLTPADDRYHIDKRDFTAPFVCGARNLGEALRRIDEGAAMIRTKGEAGTGDVNQAVHHQRNIKGAIREITGMTHEEREKWAREHEAPADLVHETAEMGRLPVVNFAAGGIATPADAALMMHHGCDGIFVGSGIFGAEDPEAMGEAIVEAVNHWDDPEALAEISTDIGKGMKGDSNADLPEEEQLQGRGV, encoded by the coding sequence ATGACCGACGAGAGTCTGGAAGACCTCAAGCGGGGCACTGAACTGGTGAAGCGCGGCTTCGCGAAGATGCAGAAGGGCGGGGTGATCATGGACGTCGTGAACCGCGAGCAGGCGCGCATCGCGGAGGACGTCGGCGCGGTCGCCGTCATGTCCCTGGAGGCGGTCCCGGCGGACATCCGCAAGCGCGGCGGCGTCGCGCGGATGGCCGACCCCGGCGACGTCGAGGAGATCATCGACGAGGTCTCCATCCCGGTGATGGGCAAGTCCCGCATCGGCCACACCAAGGAGGCCCAGATCCTCGAGGCGACGGGCGTCGACATGATCGACGAGTCCGAGGTCCTGACGCCCGCCGACGACCGCTACCACATCGACAAGCGCGACTTCACGGCGCCGTTCGTCTGCGGCGCGCGCAACCTCGGCGAGGCGCTGCGCCGCATCGACGAGGGCGCCGCGATGATCCGCACCAAGGGCGAGGCCGGCACCGGCGACGTCAACCAGGCCGTCCACCACCAGCGTAACATCAAGGGCGCGATCCGCGAGATCACGGGCATGACCCACGAGGAGCGCGAGAAGTGGGCCCGCGAACACGAGGCGCCCGCCGACCTCGTCCACGAGACCGCCGAGATGGGCCGCCTGCCGGTCGTCAACTTCGCCGCCGGCGGTATCGCCACGCCCGCCGACGCCGCGCTGATGATGCACCACGGCTGCGACGGCATCTTCGTCGGCTCCGGCATCTTCGGCGCGGAGGACCCCGAGGCCATGGGCGAGGCCATCGTCGAGGCCGTCAACCACTGGGACGACCCCGAGGCGCTGGCCGAGATCTCGACGGACATCGGCAAGGGCATGAAGGGCGACTCGAACGCCGACCTGCCCGAGGAAGAGCAGCTGCAGGGCCGGGGCGTCTGA
- a CDS encoding DUF6293 family protein: MQTHIVPVGFDYDRLIAPLVREQLDVDRVILLEGAVGSEANVEYSRNLAEKLETDYRNLLGAETERVVIEDVYDYDTAFEQAFELINTELDRADDAEVWVNISAMPRTVSFAFATAAHSIMVEREEDRQRIHTYYTVPEKYLETELAEELRKGLDLLADLESEVDGDLAERVDERLDTAEDLLSEFDERGTTIGAKEIDGSHVVELPVASFSNVKPFEEVILFTLGEHGEFESVSELAQELARELGEEYTDSFRSKVIYNVDRLGPGGKGYIEQEEHGKSYRTRLSRIGELWVRAHGDEERPDV; the protein is encoded by the coding sequence ATGCAGACCCACATCGTGCCGGTCGGCTTCGACTACGACCGGCTGATCGCGCCGCTCGTGCGCGAGCAGCTGGACGTCGACCGGGTGATCCTGCTCGAGGGCGCGGTCGGCAGCGAGGCCAACGTGGAGTACTCCCGGAACCTCGCGGAGAAGCTGGAGACCGACTACCGGAACCTGCTCGGGGCCGAGACCGAGCGCGTTGTCATCGAGGACGTCTACGACTACGACACCGCCTTCGAGCAGGCCTTCGAGCTGATCAACACCGAACTGGACCGCGCCGACGACGCCGAGGTGTGGGTCAACATCTCGGCGATGCCCCGCACCGTCTCCTTCGCCTTCGCGACCGCCGCCCACTCGATCATGGTCGAGCGCGAGGAGGACCGCCAGCGCATCCACACCTACTACACGGTCCCCGAGAAGTACCTCGAGACCGAACTGGCCGAGGAGCTCCGGAAGGGACTGGACCTGCTGGCGGACCTCGAATCCGAGGTCGACGGCGACCTGGCGGAGCGCGTCGACGAGCGCCTCGACACCGCCGAGGACCTCCTCTCGGAGTTCGACGAGCGCGGCACGACCATCGGCGCGAAGGAGATCGACGGCAGCCACGTCGTGGAGCTTCCGGTCGCCTCCTTCTCCAACGTCAAGCCCTTCGAGGAGGTCATCCTCTTCACGCTGGGCGAGCACGGCGAGTTCGAGTCCGTCTCGGAACTCGCCCAGGAGTTGGCCCGGGAACTCGGCGAGGAGTACACCGACTCCTTCCGGTCGAAGGTCATCTACAACGTCGACAGGCTGGGCCCCGGCGGGAAGGGCTACATCGAGCAGGAGGAGCACGGCAAGTCCTACCGGACGCGCCTCTCCCGCATCGGCGAGCTGTGGGTGCGCGCCCACGGCGACGAGGAGCGACCGGACGTCTAG
- a CDS encoding mechanosensitive ion channel family protein produces the protein MQSTGTETATPASSEIVDLFRNAEALLEQLTTARGRMTVTAVVVLFAVVGLGIVLPWLVRRWREVFASRYVTGPGADVIDLIGEYVPTTLSGIALRIVQLMGILGMTLALLIVWGLVDVARSVGVLLLSALPGVLNVGLTAIIVVVGYIASDQLHRAIHRFSESADQVTDHQEEILLRVTQLTLFVTVGAAVMTLWGVDLSGLLVGAGFLGIVVGLAARQTLGSLIAGFVLMFSRPFTIGDWVQIGDQEGIVTDITIFNTRLENFDGEFVVLPNDSVSDSAVTNRSGKGRLRLRTDVGIDYDADPDHAMDVAMDAMDRVEEVADTPSPQVVPKEFGDSAVVLELRYWIDKPTPPRKWGAVSAVVREVKDAFEREGIAIPFPQRTVGARGDGADAQLGVGEVDADGLD, from the coding sequence ATGCAGAGTACGGGGACCGAGACGGCGACGCCGGCGTCCTCGGAGATCGTCGACCTGTTCCGGAACGCCGAGGCGCTCCTGGAGCAGCTGACGACGGCGCGCGGACGGATGACAGTGACCGCCGTCGTCGTCCTCTTTGCGGTGGTCGGCCTCGGGATCGTCCTCCCGTGGCTCGTCCGCCGGTGGCGGGAGGTGTTCGCCTCGCGGTACGTCACGGGCCCCGGCGCGGACGTGATCGACCTCATAGGGGAGTACGTCCCGACGACGCTGTCCGGGATCGCACTCCGGATCGTCCAGCTGATGGGCATTCTCGGCATGACCCTGGCCCTGCTGATCGTCTGGGGGCTGGTCGACGTGGCGCGGTCAGTCGGGGTGTTGCTCCTGTCCGCCCTGCCGGGGGTCCTCAACGTGGGCCTCACTGCGATCATCGTGGTGGTCGGCTACATCGCGTCCGACCAGCTCCACAGGGCCATCCACCGGTTCAGCGAGAGCGCCGACCAGGTGACCGACCATCAGGAGGAGATCCTCCTGCGCGTGACCCAGCTGACGCTGTTCGTCACGGTCGGCGCCGCCGTCATGACGCTGTGGGGCGTGGACCTCTCGGGGCTGCTCGTCGGGGCCGGGTTCCTCGGCATCGTGGTGGGCCTCGCCGCCCGGCAGACGCTCGGGTCGCTGATCGCCGGGTTCGTGCTGATGTTCTCCCGCCCGTTCACCATCGGCGACTGGGTCCAGATCGGCGACCAGGAGGGCATCGTCACGGACATCACCATCTTCAACACGCGCCTGGAGAACTTCGACGGCGAGTTCGTCGTGCTCCCGAACGACAGCGTCAGCGACAGCGCCGTGACCAACCGCTCCGGGAAGGGCCGGCTGCGCCTGCGGACCGACGTGGGCATCGACTACGACGCCGACCCGGACCACGCCATGGACGTGGCCATGGACGCGATGGACCGGGTCGAGGAGGTCGCCGACACCCCCTCGCCGCAGGTCGTCCCGAAGGAGTTCGGCGACTCGGCGGTCGTGCTGGAGCTGCGCTACTGGATCGACAAGCCGACGCCGCCGCGGAAGTGGGGCGCCGTCTCCGCCGTCGTCCGCGAGGTCAAGGACGCCTTCGAGCGGGAGGGCATCGCCATCCCGTTCCCCCAGCGGACTGTCGGCGCGCGCGGCGACGGCGCGGACGCGCAGCTCGGCGTGGGCGAGGTCGACGCGGACGGCCTCGACTAG
- a CDS encoding homoserine kinase produces MVTVRAPATSANLGSGFDVFGVALERPADVVRVQKADEVTIEVTGAGSQYIPEDPDKNTVGAVAEALDAPAHIRIDKGIRPASGLGSSAASAAAAAVALNRLYDRGLSREELVPIAAEGEAVVSGDAHDDNVAPAIMGGFTIATDDGVTKVPADVPLVACLPDIVVSTRDAREVVPERTDVSKLVETVGNAATLTTGMHRSDPDLVGRGMYDSVVTPARAKLIDGYDAVREAAIDAGATGVTISGAGPAVIAACYETDQRAIGSAMLDAFADAGVDATVYQTHIGEGATVR; encoded by the coding sequence ATGGTGACCGTCCGGGCGCCGGCGACCAGCGCCAACCTCGGGAGCGGCTTCGACGTCTTCGGCGTCGCCCTGGAACGCCCGGCCGACGTCGTCCGGGTCCAGAAGGCCGACGAGGTCACCATCGAGGTGACCGGCGCCGGCAGCCAGTACATCCCGGAGGACCCCGACAAGAACACGGTGGGCGCCGTCGCGGAGGCGCTGGACGCCCCGGCGCACATCCGCATCGACAAGGGAATCCGGCCCGCTTCGGGGCTGGGTTCGTCCGCCGCCAGCGCCGCGGCCGCCGCAGTCGCGCTCAACCGCCTGTACGACCGCGGCCTCTCGCGGGAAGAACTGGTCCCGATCGCCGCCGAGGGCGAGGCGGTCGTCTCCGGCGACGCCCACGACGACAACGTCGCGCCCGCCATCATGGGCGGCTTTACCATCGCCACCGACGACGGCGTCACGAAGGTGCCGGCGGACGTGCCGCTGGTGGCCTGCCTCCCCGACATCGTCGTCTCGACGCGCGACGCGCGCGAGGTGGTCCCCGAGCGCACCGACGTCTCGAAGCTCGTCGAGACCGTCGGCAACGCCGCCACGCTGACGACCGGGATGCACCGGTCCGACCCCGACCTCGTCGGGCGCGGAATGTACGACTCCGTCGTGACGCCGGCGCGCGCGAAACTGATCGACGGCTACGACGCCGTCCGCGAGGCCGCCATCGACGCCGGCGCGACCGGCGTCACGATCAGCGGGGCCGGCCCCGCCGTCATCGCCGCCTGTTACGAGACCGACCAGCGCGCCATCGGGTCCGCGATGCTCGACGCCTTCGCCGACGCCGGCGTCGACGCCACCGTCTACCAGACCCACATCGGCGAGGGCGCGACGGTCCGGTAG
- a CDS encoding DUF1405 domain-containing protein, translating into MARVGRRVERAVARYFDGPLPEPEGLPRYVAPLPTWLEDVGLRLAWPIALVNLVGTLFGFWYYAGRPLEAAPPLVEGQLGAAPLAAWPLIPDSPVATMFIGLSLVAWRLDWEAEPLHALAFFGCIKLGLWTPYVQLVLNGPGGIPAWLFWFLVLSHLAMALEAFLIHRYARFTVSAVAVAAAWYGFNDVVDYFVPVLEGPHHTWLRGEPLLPDAAGVAFDHTVLAHDLAAAWAVVLTLAATFLALATRVEKGRRHRAE; encoded by the coding sequence ATGGCACGCGTCGGTCGCCGGGTGGAACGAGCCGTCGCCCGATACTTCGACGGACCCCTCCCCGAGCCCGAGGGGCTTCCGCGGTACGTCGCACCGCTGCCGACGTGGCTGGAAGACGTAGGACTCAGGCTCGCCTGGCCCATCGCCCTCGTCAACCTCGTCGGCACGCTGTTCGGGTTCTGGTACTACGCCGGCCGGCCGCTGGAGGCGGCCCCGCCGCTGGTCGAGGGCCAGCTCGGCGCGGCGCCGCTGGCCGCGTGGCCGCTGATCCCCGACTCGCCGGTCGCGACGATGTTCATCGGGCTCTCGCTGGTCGCCTGGCGGCTGGACTGGGAGGCGGAGCCGCTGCACGCGCTGGCCTTCTTCGGCTGCATCAAGCTCGGCCTGTGGACGCCGTACGTCCAGCTGGTGCTCAACGGCCCCGGCGGCATCCCGGCGTGGCTCTTCTGGTTCCTGGTCCTCAGCCACCTGGCGATGGCGCTGGAGGCGTTCCTGATCCACCGCTACGCACGGTTCACCGTCTCCGCTGTGGCCGTGGCCGCCGCCTGGTACGGGTTCAACGACGTGGTCGACTACTTCGTGCCCGTGCTGGAGGGGCCCCACCACACCTGGCTTCGGGGCGAACCGCTGCTGCCGGACGCGGCCGGCGTCGCCTTCGATCACACCGTCCTCGCCCACGACCTGGCGGCCGCCTGGGCAGTAGTGCTCACGCTCGCCGCTACGTTCCTCGCGCTCGCGACGAGGGTCGAGAAGGGGCGCCGACACCGCGCCGAGTAA
- a CDS encoding sodium:solute symporter family protein, with product MADTALQLGIVGAYMVVAAAVGVVAYRLTDRTAEDYYLASRTLGTVVLLFTTFATLLSAFTFFGGPNLAFSAGPEWILVMGLMDGILFAVLWYVLGYKQWLVGQRHGYVTLGEMLGDRFGSRGLRALVAGISLFWLFPYVMLQQKGAGQAVVGLTNGAVPFWVGAGAITLFMIVYVAVSGMRGVAWTDTLQGLVMLGLIWVAVAWVLSAVGGLGEATRQMGEAEPGFLALGGGLYTPEYVLSTAISIAFGVVMFPQINQRFFVARSQRVLKRTLALWPVLVILLFVPAFMLGAWAAGLGITVPENGNVIPAILNEYTAGWFTAAVVAAAMAAMMSSSDSMLLSGASYLTRDLYRPLLSGDPDREALVARLGVVAFATLSFVASLYSTGTLVQIGDTAFGGFAQLALPVVVALYWDRTNRWGMYAGILLSQAFYLASVFLPFVPGSYFGGWSASVVGMVVGLVLTVVVSLLLPAAVGEDASVYAVGEPGAD from the coding sequence ATGGCTGACACCGCCCTCCAGCTCGGCATCGTCGGCGCGTACATGGTCGTCGCGGCCGCCGTCGGCGTCGTCGCCTACCGGCTGACCGACCGCACCGCCGAGGACTACTACCTCGCCAGCCGGACGCTCGGGACCGTCGTCCTCCTCTTCACCACGTTCGCGACGCTGCTGTCCGCCTTCACGTTCTTCGGCGGGCCGAACCTGGCGTTCTCCGCGGGCCCCGAGTGGATCCTCGTGATGGGGCTGATGGACGGAATCCTCTTCGCCGTCCTCTGGTACGTGCTGGGGTACAAGCAGTGGCTGGTGGGGCAGCGACACGGCTACGTCACGCTGGGCGAGATGCTGGGCGACCGCTTCGGCTCCCGTGGCCTGCGGGCGCTGGTCGCCGGGATCAGCCTCTTCTGGCTGTTCCCCTACGTGATGCTCCAGCAGAAGGGCGCCGGCCAGGCCGTCGTCGGCCTCACGAACGGCGCCGTCCCGTTCTGGGTCGGCGCGGGCGCGATCACCCTGTTCATGATCGTCTACGTCGCCGTCTCGGGAATGCGCGGGGTGGCCTGGACCGACACCCTCCAGGGGCTGGTCATGCTCGGCCTGATCTGGGTGGCTGTCGCCTGGGTGCTCTCGGCGGTCGGCGGCCTCGGCGAGGCGACCCGGCAGATGGGCGAAGCCGAGCCCGGCTTCCTCGCGCTGGGCGGGGGGCTCTACACGCCCGAGTACGTCCTCTCGACGGCCATCAGCATCGCCTTCGGCGTGGTGATGTTCCCGCAGATCAACCAGCGGTTCTTCGTCGCGCGCTCCCAGAGAGTGCTCAAGCGGACGCTGGCGCTGTGGCCCGTCCTCGTGATTCTCCTCTTCGTCCCCGCGTTCATGCTGGGCGCGTGGGCGGCCGGCCTCGGGATCACCGTCCCGGAGAACGGCAACGTGATCCCGGCCATCCTCAACGAGTACACCGCCGGCTGGTTCACCGCCGCCGTCGTCGCCGCCGCCATGGCCGCGATGATGTCCTCCAGCGACTCGATGCTGCTGTCCGGCGCCTCGTACCTGACGCGGGACCTCTACCGACCGCTGCTGTCGGGCGATCCGGACCGCGAGGCGCTGGTCGCCCGCCTCGGCGTCGTCGCCTTCGCGACCCTATCCTTCGTCGCCAGCCTGTACTCGACCGGCACGCTCGTCCAGATCGGCGACACCGCCTTCGGCGGGTTCGCCCAGCTGGCGCTCCCGGTCGTCGTCGCGCTGTACTGGGACCGGACGAATCGCTGGGGGATGTACGCCGGGATACTCCTCTCGCAGGCGTTCTACCTCGCCAGCGTCTTCCTCCCGTTCGTCCCGGGGAGCTACTTCGGGGGCTGGTCGGCGTCCGTCGTCGGGATGGTGGTGGGTCTGGTCCTGACCGTCGTCGTCTCGCTACTCCTGCCCGCCGCCGTCGGCGAGGACGCGAGCGTCTACGCGGTCGGCGAGCCCGGGGCGGACTAG